In one window of Janthinobacterium sp. 1_2014MBL_MicDiv DNA:
- a CDS encoding PilN domain-containing protein, translating to MSQQINLFNPQFEQKKHQMSARAAGQILGVMTLGLLGLSVLGQRSLADLEQREAGVKTALAQAEAKRDQALRDFPPRKKDPALAQQVEAAEAQRQLLQDASALLASGELGNTLGYAGYFRALAQARVEGVWLTGIDIAGAGNAIGLQGRALHAALLPAYITRLGQQEMLKGKTFASLDIGPPDEPAPTQGKAPAQPYVAFSLQSAASAPGPAPAVAAPPAGGMR from the coding sequence ATGAGCCAGCAGATCAATCTGTTCAACCCCCAGTTCGAACAGAAAAAACACCAGATGTCGGCGCGCGCGGCGGGCCAGATCCTCGGCGTCATGACGCTGGGTTTGCTGGGCTTGAGCGTGCTGGGCCAGCGTTCGCTGGCGGACCTGGAACAGCGCGAAGCGGGCGTCAAGACTGCGCTGGCGCAAGCGGAGGCAAAGCGCGACCAGGCCTTGCGTGATTTTCCTCCGCGCAAGAAAGACCCGGCGCTGGCGCAGCAGGTGGAAGCGGCCGAGGCGCAGCGCCAGTTGCTGCAGGATGCCTCCGCCTTGCTGGCCAGCGGCGAACTGGGTAATACCCTGGGCTATGCCGGCTATTTCCGCGCGCTGGCACAAGCGAGGGTGGAAGGCGTGTGGCTGACGGGCATCGACATCGCCGGCGCCGGCAATGCCATCGGCTTGCAGGGCCGCGCCTTGCACGCGGCGCTGTTGCCCGCGTACATCACGCGCCTGGGCCAGCAGGAAATGCTGAAGGGCAAGACCTTTGCCAGCCTCGATATCGGCCCGCCGGACGAGCCGGCGCCCACGCAGGGCAAGGCGCCGGCACAGCCGTATGTGGCGTTCAGCCTGCAATCGGCGGCCAGCGCTCCAGGTCCGGCTCCGGCCGTGGCCGCCCCGCCAGCGGGAGGGATGCGCTGA
- the gspM gene encoding type II secretion system protein GspM — MLPLLKKWAAAFDALSLRERVMVFGAGAAAVLFVFYFMSFSPLLAQRAALDASMAQKQSLLTAVDKEIELTMLAHATDPDRDARARLTAVLAETDTLKDGLRQKQHGLVAPERMVTLLEHLLRQHARLRVVSLKTLPGDSVGTPAAAAQPADAAAKADAAKAPAALLHRHGVEVVLQGSYADMLQYMQALQAMPTRVFWGKAHLAAESYPDATLTLTLYTLSMDDTWIAL; from the coding sequence ATGCTGCCGCTGCTGAAGAAATGGGCTGCGGCCTTCGATGCGCTGAGCCTGCGCGAGCGGGTGATGGTCTTTGGCGCGGGCGCCGCCGCCGTGCTGTTCGTGTTTTATTTCATGTCCTTCAGTCCCTTGCTCGCCCAGCGGGCGGCGCTCGACGCGAGCATGGCGCAAAAGCAAAGTCTGCTGACCGCCGTGGACAAGGAAATCGAACTCACCATGCTGGCCCACGCCACCGATCCCGACCGGGATGCGCGCGCCCGCCTGACGGCCGTGCTGGCGGAAACGGACACCTTGAAGGATGGTCTGCGCCAGAAACAGCATGGCCTGGTGGCGCCCGAACGCATGGTCACCTTGCTCGAGCATTTGTTGCGCCAGCATGCGCGGCTGCGCGTCGTGTCGCTGAAAACCTTGCCTGGCGACAGCGTGGGCACGCCTGCGGCAGCGGCGCAGCCGGCCGATGCGGCCGCCAAGGCGGACGCGGCCAAGGCGCCAGCCGCCTTGCTGCACCGGCATGGCGTGGAAGTGGTGTTGCAAGGCAGCTATGCGGACATGCTGCAATACATGCAGGCGCTGCAAGCGATGCCGACCCGCGTGTTCTGGGGCAAGGCCCACCTGGCGGCGGAAAGCTATCCCGACGCCACCCTGACCCTGACTTTATATACCCTCAGCATGGATGACACATGGATCGCACTCTGA
- the mshL gene encoding pilus (MSHA type) biogenesis protein MshL, which yields MFKISTMAAVISVSLGLGGCNVAPVKRDTYNAINDAVKGAAATTTPAAQPDAVEAALLPPVAALAQQLPKARAALDERFNVAFNNVPARQFFTSIVAGTRYNMLVHPEIGGTISANLKDVTLFQALDAVRELYGYDYKVEGTQIYIKPLTMQTRLFHVNYLTGARKGSSNLRVSSTSVSSVGATTSGGSGSTGNNGNNNTVQNPGGLVPGEDSSNLTTTSNADFWRELKMSLEAIVGSADGGRQVVLSPQSGVIVIRAMPEELRNVDMYLKATQLSVDRQVILEAKILEVQLNSDFQTGINWASFASIKSGHTNRISTGFIQPGGTLAPLPFNGGKPPNMTTGNGLTASSGFGLSSAATAAGSMFGLAFQTANFAAMISFLESQGTVHVLSSPRIATMNNQKAVLKIGTDEFYVTGVSTTTNTTASGATTSPNVTLQPFFSGVVLDVTPQIDADGNIILHVHPSVSQVTTINKEIDLGSAGSLKLPLAASSTSEMDSMVRSQDGRIVAIGGLMRQATTADRSQVPGAGDIPVLGALFRNTGQVIQKRELVVLIKPTIVDGANSWNEDLLESGKRIEALDPRSLGERR from the coding sequence ATGTTCAAGATCAGCACGATGGCGGCAGTAATCAGTGTCAGCCTGGGCCTGGGCGGCTGCAATGTCGCACCCGTCAAACGCGATACCTACAACGCGATTAACGATGCTGTGAAAGGCGCGGCGGCCACCACCACGCCGGCGGCCCAGCCGGACGCCGTGGAAGCGGCGCTGCTGCCGCCCGTCGCGGCCCTGGCCCAGCAATTGCCGAAGGCCCGCGCGGCGCTCGACGAGCGCTTCAACGTGGCCTTCAACAATGTGCCGGCGCGCCAGTTCTTCACCTCCATCGTGGCCGGCACGCGCTACAACATGCTGGTCCATCCCGAGATCGGCGGCACGATTTCCGCCAACCTGAAGGACGTGACCCTGTTCCAGGCGCTCGACGCCGTGCGCGAACTGTATGGCTACGACTACAAGGTCGAGGGCACGCAGATCTACATCAAGCCGCTGACCATGCAGACGCGTTTGTTCCACGTGAATTACCTGACGGGCGCGCGCAAGGGCAGCTCCAACCTGCGCGTCTCGTCGACGTCGGTCTCGTCCGTGGGCGCGACGACGTCGGGCGGTTCTGGCAGCACGGGTAATAACGGCAACAACAACACCGTGCAAAATCCGGGCGGCCTCGTGCCAGGCGAGGACAGCAGCAACCTGACCACCACTTCGAACGCGGATTTCTGGCGCGAGCTGAAGATGTCGCTGGAAGCCATCGTCGGCAGCGCCGATGGCGGCCGGCAAGTGGTGCTCAGCCCGCAGTCGGGCGTGATCGTCATCCGCGCCATGCCGGAAGAGCTGCGCAATGTCGACATGTACCTGAAGGCCACGCAGCTGTCCGTCGACCGTCAGGTGATCCTGGAAGCGAAAATCCTCGAAGTGCAGCTCAATAGCGACTTCCAGACGGGCATCAACTGGGCCTCGTTCGCCTCGATCAAGAGCGGCCACACGAACCGCATCTCGACCGGATTCATCCAGCCGGGCGGCACCCTGGCGCCGCTGCCGTTCAATGGCGGCAAGCCGCCCAACATGACCACCGGCAACGGCTTGACGGCCAGCAGCGGCTTTGGCCTCAGCTCGGCGGCGACGGCGGCCGGCTCCATGTTCGGCCTGGCGTTCCAGACGGCCAACTTTGCCGCCATGATTTCCTTCCTGGAGTCGCAAGGCACGGTGCACGTGCTGTCGAGCCCCCGCATCGCCACCATGAACAACCAGAAGGCCGTGCTGAAGATAGGCACGGACGAGTTCTACGTGACGGGCGTGTCGACCACCACGAATACGACGGCCAGCGGCGCCACCACCAGCCCCAACGTGACCCTGCAGCCGTTCTTTTCCGGCGTCGTGCTCGACGTGACGCCGCAGATCGATGCGGATGGCAACATCATCCTGCACGTGCACCCGTCCGTCAGCCAGGTGACGACCATCAACAAGGAAATCGACCTGGGCAGCGCCGGTTCGCTGAAGCTGCCGCTGGCCGCGTCCAGCACCTCCGAGATGGACAGCATGGTGCGCAGCCAGGACGGGCGCATCGTCGCCATCGGCGGCCTGATGCGCCAGGCGACGACGGCGGACCGCTCGCAAGTGCCGGGCGCGGGCGACATTCCCGTGCTCGGCGCGCTGTTCCGCAACACGGGGCAGGTGATCCAGAAGCGCGAACTGGTGGTGCTGATCAAGCCGACCATCGTCGATGGCGCCAACAGCTGGAACGAGGACTTGCTCGAATCGGGCAAGCGCATCGAGGCGCTCGATCCGCGCAGCCTCGGGGAGCGGCGCTAA